From Amycolatopsis sp. cg9, one genomic window encodes:
- a CDS encoding acyl-CoA dehydrogenase family protein has protein sequence MPVALTDEQAALAEAIHAWSAAHHPREAVRAAETGIPAGFAALGLLGVALPGEVGGADGSIADLAAGLAAAAGELVPGPLLGTALGGLLLAGVPAAKELLPALAEGEATLAVLLDAPPLDGGVTGPVPGVDAGTWLLVPAEGGHVLLAPGTPGVTVEPLAAFDFSRPLARVRFSGVRADVLTLPPVTPLAATLAAAEAAGVARRCLTVAVDYAKVREQFGRPIGAFQAIKHLCAEMLCRAEAAEALAWDAASGQHPLSVASAAVVALDAAVANAEDCVQVLGGIGFTWEHDAHLYLRRAVALRQWLGGTGTWRRRAASLALDGSERTLDIDVGDDPALRAEVTRIAALPAGEQRAALADAGLLTPHWPAPYGRGAAAAEQLRIDGALAGAGIRRPDLVIGAWAVPTILEHGSDEQRDRFARPTLRGELTWCQLFSEPGAGSDLAALRTAARRVEGGWRLSGQKVWTSLAREADWGICLARTDPDAPKHKGITYFLVDMRAEGITTRPLREITGDAVFNEVFLDDVFVPDADVVGTPGGGWRLARTTLANERVAIGSGSAVGESVQTLVSTMDASALGDVALDRLGSLVADGVAGSVLDLRAALRRLGGQDPGAESSVRKLLGVRHRQDVAAFAVEAAGTGALLADGAAQREYLLTRCLSIAGGTTQVLLSLTAERLLGLPR, from the coding sequence ATGCCGGTCGCGCTCACCGACGAACAGGCCGCGCTGGCCGAGGCGATCCACGCCTGGTCCGCCGCGCACCACCCGCGAGAGGCGGTGCGCGCGGCCGAAACCGGGATTCCCGCCGGGTTCGCCGCTCTCGGCCTGCTCGGCGTCGCGCTGCCCGGTGAAGTGGGCGGCGCCGACGGCAGTATCGCCGATCTGGCCGCCGGCCTCGCCGCCGCGGCCGGGGAACTGGTCCCGGGTCCGCTGCTCGGCACCGCGCTCGGCGGCCTCCTGCTCGCCGGGGTCCCCGCCGCCAAGGAACTGCTCCCGGCGCTGGCGGAGGGGGAGGCGACGCTCGCCGTGCTGCTGGACGCGCCGCCGCTCGACGGCGGCGTCACCGGCCCGGTGCCCGGCGTCGACGCCGGGACGTGGCTCCTGGTGCCCGCCGAGGGCGGGCACGTGCTGCTCGCGCCGGGCACGCCGGGAGTCACGGTCGAACCCCTGGCCGCGTTCGACTTCTCGCGTCCGCTCGCGCGCGTCCGCTTCTCCGGCGTCCGCGCCGACGTCCTCACCCTGCCGCCGGTCACCCCTCTCGCGGCGACGCTGGCCGCGGCCGAAGCCGCCGGCGTGGCGCGGCGGTGCCTGACCGTCGCGGTCGACTACGCCAAGGTCCGCGAGCAGTTCGGCAGGCCGATCGGCGCGTTCCAGGCGATCAAGCACCTCTGCGCCGAGATGCTCTGCCGCGCCGAAGCGGCCGAAGCGCTGGCCTGGGACGCGGCGTCCGGGCAGCACCCGCTGTCGGTGGCGAGCGCGGCCGTCGTCGCCCTCGACGCCGCCGTCGCGAACGCCGAGGACTGCGTCCAGGTCCTCGGCGGGATCGGGTTCACCTGGGAGCACGACGCGCACCTGTACCTGCGCCGGGCGGTGGCCCTGCGGCAGTGGCTCGGCGGGACCGGGACGTGGCGGCGGCGGGCGGCGTCGCTGGCGCTGGACGGGTCGGAGCGCACCCTGGACATCGACGTCGGCGACGATCCCGCCCTGCGTGCCGAGGTGACGCGGATCGCGGCGCTGCCCGCGGGCGAGCAGCGGGCCGCGCTGGCCGACGCCGGGTTGCTGACCCCGCACTGGCCCGCGCCCTACGGCCGGGGTGCCGCCGCCGCGGAGCAGCTGCGGATCGACGGCGCGCTCGCCGGGGCCGGGATCCGCCGGCCGGACCTGGTGATCGGCGCGTGGGCGGTGCCGACGATCCTCGAACACGGCAGCGACGAGCAGCGCGACCGGTTCGCCCGGCCCACCCTCCGGGGTGAGCTCACGTGGTGCCAGCTGTTCAGCGAACCCGGCGCGGGCTCCGACCTGGCCGCGCTGCGGACGGCCGCACGCCGCGTCGAAGGTGGCTGGCGGCTGTCCGGCCAGAAGGTGTGGACGTCGCTCGCGCGCGAAGCCGACTGGGGGATCTGCCTGGCCCGCACCGACCCGGACGCGCCCAAGCACAAGGGCATCACGTACTTCCTGGTCGACATGCGCGCCGAGGGCATCACCACGCGCCCGCTGCGCGAGATCACCGGTGACGCCGTGTTCAACGAGGTGTTCCTGGACGACGTGTTCGTCCCGGACGCGGACGTGGTCGGCACGCCGGGCGGCGGCTGGCGGCTCGCGCGCACGACGCTGGCCAACGAGCGGGTGGCCATCGGGAGTGGTTCCGCCGTCGGGGAGAGCGTGCAGACCCTGGTGTCCACAATGGATGCTTCGGCGCTCGGCGACGTCGCGCTGGACCGGCTCGGTTCCCTGGTGGCCGACGGGGTCGCGGGCTCGGTGCTGGACCTGCGGGCGGCGTTGCGGCGGCTCGGCGGGCAGGACCCGGGTGCGGAGTCGAGCGTGCGGAAGCTGCTCGGGGTGCGGCACCGGCAGGACGTGGCCGCGTTCGCCGTCGAAGCGGCCGGGACCGGCGCGCTCCTCGCGGACGGGGCGGCGCAGCGCGAGTACCTGCTGACGCGGTGCCTGTCGATCGCGGGCGGGACCACCCAGGTGCTGCTTTCGCTGACGGCCGAACGGCTTCTGGGCCTGCCGCGCTGA
- a CDS encoding SNF2-related protein, which produces MEFSADTQATYLPADPPREGVLALWGDDVAGGTTIELVLPRGAKFARTKVDAELVPLERALPRLLSVGEEASPAVAAWSAAVNAGVNLVARGRLRPAVSPAGAAAWRIGPLDAADEELLRGLAGALPPEAYALPLTGLKRIRLHSPDSLVRALWDATADLLVRSPAAPVGAGDPAFAAREPALLGPDGAAWLAELEAREPRGVQVLLRVEGLDDDTFAGVLAVRSMAEPSLVVEAATLWDAPDAVLNRLGDQVETQLLLGLRRGARAWAPLGRVLAEPAPASLVLSDEEVVDLLTDGARELGGAGIEVLWSKGLFAGEVKAKASATQAPASVAGAEFALRSLLEFRWQLSLGGEQLTEAEVAALAEAKRPLVRLRGQWVRVDPQLLARVRGRTRKLDAGEALAAALTGELELDGERVEFAAPPVLGDLASRIRDRAGSEVVPPPGLQATLRPYQQAGLAWLATMTGLGLGACLADDMGLGKTIQLIALHLHRRALAQSGPRQLADPLPAVAPSGGGALPPGSRPAAVLSSAAGPQPTGVESQPAAAEPVSTVGESPSVAADAQPAAAEPASAGGARPAVEPWPADGASPSGGPALRPAGAGSTRSDADVPPVAAEPASTGAGLQPAAAERQPSGVESPLPTGGPTLVLCPTSLLGNWEREFARFAPEIPVRRFHGGSRHLDDLAPDEVVLATYGVLRRDRETLSEVDWGLVAADEAQHVKNPLSATAKELRKIPARAKVALTGTPVENRLTELWSIVDWTTPGLLGPLDRFRRTVAKPIERDRDKEVTERLAATVRPFLLRRRKSDPDIAPELPPKTETDRFVPLTAEQTTLYEAVVRENLAEIRESQGIKRRGQVLQLLTELKQICNHPAQFLKEPHGALPGRSGKLAAFEELLDVILDEGESVLVFSQYVQLCRLLERRLKERGLPTEVLSGDSSPSKRQDMVDRFQAGEIPVFLLSLKAGGVGLNLTRATHVIHYDRWWNPAVEDQATDRAYRIGQDRPVQVHRLIAEGTLEERIAEVLEKKRGLAESIVGAGEDWITELSDDALADLVRLGSG; this is translated from the coding sequence GTGGAGTTCAGCGCAGACACCCAGGCCACCTACCTCCCCGCGGACCCCCCGCGGGAAGGCGTGCTGGCCTTGTGGGGCGACGACGTGGCCGGCGGGACCACGATCGAGCTCGTCCTGCCCCGGGGCGCCAAGTTCGCGCGGACGAAGGTCGACGCGGAGCTGGTGCCGCTCGAACGCGCGCTGCCCCGGCTGCTGTCGGTGGGGGAGGAGGCCAGCCCGGCCGTCGCGGCGTGGTCGGCCGCGGTCAACGCGGGGGTGAACCTCGTCGCGCGGGGCCGGCTGCGCCCGGCCGTCTCCCCGGCCGGCGCGGCGGCCTGGCGGATCGGCCCGCTCGACGCGGCGGACGAGGAGCTGCTGCGCGGGCTCGCCGGCGCCCTGCCACCGGAGGCGTACGCGCTGCCGCTGACCGGCCTGAAACGCATCCGGCTGCACTCGCCGGACTCCCTGGTCCGCGCCTTGTGGGACGCGACGGCCGACCTGCTGGTCCGCAGCCCGGCCGCCCCGGTCGGCGCCGGCGACCCGGCGTTCGCCGCCCGCGAACCGGCCCTGCTCGGCCCGGACGGCGCCGCCTGGCTGGCCGAGCTGGAGGCCCGCGAGCCGCGGGGCGTGCAGGTGCTGCTGCGTGTCGAGGGCCTGGACGACGACACGTTCGCCGGCGTCCTGGCGGTCCGGAGCATGGCGGAGCCGAGCCTGGTGGTGGAGGCGGCGACGCTCTGGGACGCTCCGGACGCGGTCCTGAACCGCCTCGGCGACCAGGTCGAAACGCAGCTCCTGCTCGGCCTGCGCCGCGGCGCGCGGGCGTGGGCGCCGCTGGGCCGCGTGCTGGCCGAGCCTGCGCCCGCCTCGCTGGTGCTGTCCGACGAAGAGGTCGTCGACCTGCTCACCGACGGCGCCCGCGAGCTGGGCGGAGCCGGCATCGAGGTGCTCTGGTCGAAGGGCCTGTTCGCGGGCGAGGTGAAGGCGAAGGCGAGCGCCACGCAGGCGCCGGCGAGCGTGGCGGGAGCGGAGTTCGCGCTGCGCAGCCTCCTGGAGTTCCGCTGGCAGCTCAGCCTGGGCGGCGAGCAGCTGACGGAGGCGGAGGTCGCGGCGCTGGCCGAGGCGAAGCGGCCCCTGGTCCGCCTGCGCGGGCAGTGGGTCCGGGTGGACCCGCAGCTGCTGGCCCGCGTCCGCGGCCGCACCCGCAAGCTCGACGCGGGCGAGGCCTTGGCGGCGGCGCTGACGGGCGAGCTGGAACTGGACGGCGAGCGCGTGGAGTTCGCGGCCCCACCGGTCCTGGGCGACCTGGCCTCCCGCATCCGCGACCGGGCGGGTTCGGAGGTCGTCCCGCCGCCGGGTCTGCAGGCGACGCTGCGGCCGTACCAGCAGGCGGGATTGGCGTGGCTGGCGACGATGACCGGCCTGGGTCTGGGCGCTTGCCTGGCCGACGACATGGGGCTGGGCAAGACGATCCAGCTGATCGCCCTCCACCTGCATCGGCGTGCCCTCGCCCAGTCCGGTCCTCGGCAACTCGCGGATCCGCTGCCGGCTGTCGCACCCAGCGGTGGGGGTGCCCTGCCGCCCGGTTCCCGGCCCGCCGCCGTGCTCTCGTCCGCCGCTGGGCCCCAGCCCACCGGCGTCGAGTCGCAGCCGGCTGCCGCCGAGCCCGTATCCACCGTCGGCGAGTCCCCCTCGGTCGCCGCCGATGCTCAGCCCGCTGCCGCCGAGCCCGCGTCGGCCGGCGGCGCTCGACCCGCTGTCGAGCCCTGGCCGGCCGACGGCGCATCCCCCTCGGGCGGCCCTGCGCTCCGGCCTGCCGGCGCCGGGTCCACGCGCTCCGATGCCGACGTCCCACCTGTCGCCGCCGAGCCCGCGTCCACCGGCGCCGGGTTGCAGCCGGCCGCCGCCGAGCGCCAGCCCTCCGGCGTCGAATCCCCGCTCCCCACCGGCGGTCCCACCCTCGTCCTCTGCCCCACCTCCCTCCTCGGCAACTGGGAGCGCGAGTTCGCCCGCTTCGCCCCCGAAATCCCCGTCCGGAGGTTCCACGGCGGCAGCCGCCACCTCGACGACCTCGCCCCCGACGAAGTCGTCCTCGCCACCTACGGCGTCCTCCGCCGCGACCGCGAAACGCTGTCCGAAGTGGACTGGGGCCTGGTCGCCGCGGACGAAGCGCAGCACGTCAAGAACCCGCTCTCCGCCACGGCCAAGGAACTCCGCAAGATCCCCGCCCGCGCCAAGGTCGCCCTCACCGGCACCCCGGTCGAGAACCGCCTCACCGAGCTGTGGTCCATTGTGGACTGGACCACGCCCGGCCTGCTCGGTCCCCTCGACCGCTTCCGCCGCACCGTCGCGAAGCCGATCGAACGCGACCGCGACAAGGAAGTCACCGAACGGCTCGCCGCCACCGTGCGGCCGTTCCTCCTCCGGCGGCGCAAGTCCGATCCGGACATCGCGCCGGAGCTGCCGCCCAAGACCGAGACCGACCGGTTCGTCCCGCTGACCGCCGAGCAGACCACCCTGTACGAGGCCGTGGTGCGCGAGAACCTCGCCGAAATCCGCGAGTCGCAGGGCATCAAGCGGCGCGGGCAGGTGCTGCAGCTGCTCACCGAGCTCAAGCAGATCTGCAACCACCCGGCGCAGTTCCTCAAAGAACCGCACGGCGCGCTCCCCGGCCGGTCCGGCAAGCTCGCGGCCTTCGAAGAACTCCTGGACGTCATCCTCGACGAAGGCGAGAGCGTCCTCGTGTTCAGCCAGTACGTCCAGCTCTGCCGCCTGCTCGAACGCCGCCTCAAGGAACGCGGCCTGCCCACCGAAGTCCTCTCGGGGGACAGCTCGCCGTCGAAGCGGCAGGACATGGTCGACCGGTTCCAGGCCGGCGAGATCCCGGTGTTCCTGCTCTCGCTGAAGGCGGGCGGGGTCGGGCTCAACCTGACCCGCGCCACGCACGTCATCCACTACGACCGCTGGTGGAACCCCGCGGTCGAAGACCAGGCGACCGACCGCGCCTACCGCATCGGCCAGGACCGGCCCGTCCAGGTGCACCGGCTGATCGCCGAAGGCACCCTCGAAGAGCGGATCGCCGAGGTGCTCGAGAAGAAGCGCGGGCTGGCCGAGTCGATCGTCGGCGCGGGGGAGGACTGGATCACCGAGCTCTCCGACGACGCGCTCGCCGACCTGGTCCGGCTCGGGAGCGGGTGA
- a CDS encoding SWIM zinc finger family protein → MPPRRNFGTTWWGRAWVDALEQRAKLDPNRLPRGRTYARQGTVSELHFGAGAMTARVRGSRPQPYQVTITMRTFTDGEWDTLLGVVGTQLGHAAALLDGELPGALAEQAREAGADLLPGPGDLRPRCSCPDSANPCKHVAAVYYLVADEVDRDPFTLFLLRGRPRADVLAELRARRSPARADRPKLPKAADEGLTPRAAYARRPGPIPAVPPPPRVAGSPAVLDLDPPPATGWTAAALSTLAADAAALARDLLVGGVTAAELTFEEDLARRAAGRTAPEITTLATAAGLPPRDLTRWAEAWREAGRGGLAALRETWQPGPGPLAEAQAILAEAGLPGRPKIWRNRLTQGGLQLRYGRDARWYRFVRSGTEWRLDGPPSASPVDLAY, encoded by the coding sequence ATGCCACCGCGGCGGAACTTCGGCACCACCTGGTGGGGCCGCGCCTGGGTCGACGCGCTGGAGCAGCGCGCGAAACTCGATCCGAACCGGCTGCCCCGCGGCCGCACCTACGCGCGCCAGGGCACGGTCAGCGAGCTGCACTTCGGCGCCGGCGCGATGACGGCGCGGGTGCGCGGCAGCCGGCCCCAGCCGTACCAGGTGACCATCACGATGCGCACCTTCACCGACGGCGAGTGGGACACCCTGCTGGGCGTGGTCGGCACGCAGCTCGGGCACGCGGCGGCGCTGCTCGACGGCGAGCTTCCGGGCGCGCTCGCCGAGCAGGCCCGCGAGGCGGGCGCCGACCTCCTGCCGGGCCCGGGCGACCTACGGCCGCGGTGCTCGTGCCCGGATTCGGCGAACCCGTGCAAGCACGTCGCCGCGGTGTACTACCTGGTCGCCGACGAGGTGGACCGCGATCCGTTCACGCTGTTCCTGCTGCGCGGCCGGCCGCGGGCGGACGTCCTGGCCGAGCTGCGCGCCCGCCGGTCGCCGGCCCGCGCGGACCGACCGAAGCTGCCGAAAGCGGCGGACGAAGGACTGACCCCGCGAGCCGCCTACGCCCGGCGGCCGGGGCCGATCCCGGCCGTGCCGCCCCCGCCGCGCGTCGCGGGATCCCCGGCGGTCCTGGACCTCGACCCGCCACCGGCCACGGGCTGGACGGCGGCCGCACTGTCGACGCTCGCGGCGGACGCGGCCGCCCTGGCCCGCGACCTCCTGGTCGGCGGCGTGACAGCGGCCGAGCTGACGTTCGAAGAGGACTTGGCCCGCCGCGCGGCCGGCCGCACCGCCCCGGAGATCACCACCCTCGCGACGGCGGCGGGCCTGCCACCCCGCGACCTGACCCGCTGGGCCGAAGCCTGGCGCGAAGCCGGCCGCGGCGGCTTGGCGGCCCTGCGCGAAACCTGGCAACCCGGCCCCGGCCCGCTGGCCGAGGCGCAAGCGATCCTGGCCGAAGCGGGCCTCCCGGGCCGGCCGAAGATCTGGCGCAACCGCCTCACCCAGGGCGGCCTGCAACTGCGCTACGGCCGCGACGCCCGCTGGTACCGCTTCGTCCGCTCCGGAACGGAGTGGCGGTTGGACGGCCCGCCGTCGGCGAGCCCGGTGGACCTGGCCTACTGA
- a CDS encoding alpha/beta hydrolase yields the protein MQPNFLIRRAVQLGLTANALRPLRARSTTIPVFFAGWLTGELAPQLLALTAADTAVHLARHGARDRSTQAGLAMAAASAAGLGALIRTGHGAREEIEKALTAALGEDYASELGRSDLGLPWSELALPFRMGAPDVRVDRNIAYAPGGKRFLLDVYRPASPVTGAPVLLQVHGGAWVIGNKEEQGRPLMRYLARRGWVCVAINYPLSPTHRWPAHIVAAKQSLAWIRSQITAYGGDPRFVAVTGGSAGGHLAALLALSQNDPALQPEFEDADTSVQACVPHYGVYDFAATSGSRASQYRLESLIARRVFAADRDPVNHLDDYIAASPLDRISSDAPPFFVIHGRDDSLVPVREAREFVRRLREKSRQPVAYAELAGAQHAFDVFTSVRSAHVVRGVARFLDHTYTTWKAENR from the coding sequence GTGCAGCCGAATTTCCTGATCCGCCGCGCGGTCCAGCTCGGTCTCACGGCGAACGCGCTCCGCCCCCTGCGGGCCCGCTCGACGACCATCCCGGTGTTCTTCGCCGGCTGGCTGACCGGCGAGCTGGCACCCCAGCTCCTGGCGCTGACCGCGGCCGACACCGCGGTCCACCTGGCCCGCCACGGCGCCCGCGACCGTTCGACGCAGGCCGGCCTGGCCATGGCCGCGGCGTCCGCCGCCGGTCTGGGCGCGCTGATCCGCACCGGCCACGGCGCCCGCGAGGAGATCGAGAAGGCGCTGACCGCGGCGCTGGGCGAGGACTACGCGTCCGAGCTGGGCCGCTCCGACCTCGGCCTCCCGTGGAGCGAGCTGGCGCTCCCGTTCCGGATGGGCGCCCCGGACGTGCGGGTCGATCGCAACATCGCGTACGCCCCGGGCGGCAAGCGCTTCTTGCTCGACGTGTACCGGCCCGCGTCGCCGGTGACGGGCGCGCCGGTGCTGCTGCAGGTCCACGGCGGCGCGTGGGTGATCGGCAACAAGGAGGAGCAGGGCCGCCCCCTGATGCGCTACCTGGCCCGCCGCGGCTGGGTGTGCGTGGCGATCAACTACCCCCTGTCCCCCACGCACAGGTGGCCGGCCCACATCGTGGCGGCGAAGCAGTCCCTGGCGTGGATCCGTTCGCAGATCACCGCGTACGGCGGCGACCCCCGCTTCGTCGCGGTGACCGGCGGTTCGGCGGGCGGCCACCTGGCGGCGCTGCTGGCGCTGTCGCAGAACGATCCGGCGCTGCAGCCGGAGTTCGAGGACGCGGACACGAGCGTCCAGGCCTGCGTCCCGCACTACGGCGTGTACGACTTCGCGGCCACGTCGGGTTCGCGGGCCAGCCAGTACCGGCTGGAGAGCCTGATCGCCCGGCGGGTGTTCGCGGCGGATCGGGACCCGGTGAACCACCTCGACGACTACATCGCGGCTTCGCCGCTGGACCGGATCAGTTCGGACGCCCCGCCGTTCTTCGTCATCCACGGCCGCGACGATTCCCTGGTCCCGGTGCGCGAGGCCCGCGAGTTCGTCCGTCGGCTGCGGGAGAAGTCCCGCCAGCCGGTGGCTTATGCGGAGCTGGCGGGGGCGCAGCACGCGTTCGACGTGTTCACGTCGGTGCGGAGCGCGCACGTGGTCCGCGGCGTGGCCCGGTTCCTGGACCACACGTACACCACGTGGAAGGCGGAGAACCGGTAG
- a CDS encoding wax ester/triacylglycerol synthase family O-acyltransferase, whose product MQRLSGLDASFLYLETPSQVLHVCGLLTLDGSTVPGGYTFAKLKEKLDERVRLIPAFRRKLHNPLWNLSHPVWIEDEDFDLDHHVHRIGVPAPGDRAELAELCAHIAGQQLDRAQPLWQLYVIEGLADGQIAVLLKMHHASVDGVSGASLITYLAGLEPDAPAPVIEQPGNPGTPSALDLLRSGVENVVRRPAEVVRLLPDLLELVPRWLGKALRGKGMPVPFTAPRTSLNGTITGHRSVAFAQLDLDRVKEVKNAFGVTVNDVVLALVAGALREFLEARGELPDDPLVATVPVSVHDRTERDHGSNKVSAFFASLPTHLPDPAARVFFLAEANRLSKDHHYDIDADMLQDWAQFSAATAFGLAVRAYSALRLAEKHPVVHNLVVSNVPGPPMPLYFLGARITGLYPLGPVFHGAGLNVTVLSNAGKVHVGLLGARELVKDLWPLADALPEALDELLKAAG is encoded by the coding sequence ATGCAGAGACTGAGCGGCCTCGACGCGAGCTTCCTGTACCTCGAGACGCCGTCCCAGGTCCTGCACGTCTGCGGGCTGCTCACCCTCGACGGCTCGACCGTCCCCGGTGGCTACACCTTCGCGAAGCTCAAGGAAAAGCTCGACGAGCGGGTCCGGCTGATCCCGGCGTTCCGCCGCAAGCTGCACAACCCGCTCTGGAACCTCAGCCACCCCGTGTGGATCGAGGACGAGGACTTCGACCTCGACCACCACGTGCACCGCATCGGCGTGCCCGCCCCCGGCGATCGCGCCGAGCTGGCCGAGCTGTGCGCGCACATCGCCGGCCAGCAGCTCGACCGCGCGCAGCCGCTGTGGCAGCTCTACGTCATCGAAGGCCTGGCCGACGGCCAGATCGCCGTGCTGCTGAAGATGCACCACGCCAGCGTCGACGGCGTGAGCGGTGCCAGCCTGATCACCTACCTCGCCGGGCTGGAGCCCGACGCGCCGGCGCCGGTGATCGAGCAGCCCGGCAACCCGGGCACGCCGTCGGCGCTGGACCTGCTGCGCTCGGGCGTCGAGAACGTCGTGAGACGGCCCGCCGAAGTCGTCCGGCTGCTGCCCGACCTGCTGGAGCTGGTGCCGCGGTGGCTCGGGAAGGCCCTGCGCGGCAAGGGGATGCCGGTCCCGTTCACGGCGCCGCGGACGTCGCTGAACGGCACGATCACCGGGCACCGCAGCGTCGCGTTCGCCCAGCTGGACCTCGACCGGGTCAAGGAGGTCAAGAACGCCTTCGGGGTCACGGTGAACGACGTCGTGCTCGCGCTCGTCGCCGGGGCGCTGCGCGAGTTCCTCGAAGCCCGCGGCGAACTGCCGGACGACCCGCTGGTCGCGACCGTCCCGGTCTCGGTGCACGACCGGACCGAACGGGACCACGGCAGCAACAAGGTTTCGGCGTTCTTCGCCTCGCTCCCGACGCACCTGCCCGACCCGGCCGCGCGGGTCTTCTTCCTCGCCGAGGCCAACCGGCTCTCGAAGGACCACCACTACGACATCGACGCCGACATGCTGCAGGACTGGGCGCAGTTCTCGGCCGCGACGGCGTTCGGCCTCGCCGTGCGCGCGTACTCGGCGCTGCGCCTGGCGGAGAAGCACCCGGTGGTGCACAACCTGGTCGTGTCCAACGTGCCCGGCCCGCCGATGCCGCTGTACTTCCTCGGCGCGCGCATCACCGGCCTCTACCCGCTCGGCCCGGTCTTCCACGGCGCGGGCCTGAACGTCACGGTGCTGTCCAACGCGGGAAAGGTGCACGTCGGCCTGCTGGGCGCGCGCGAGCTGGTCAAGGACCTCTGGCCGCTCGCCGACGCGCTCCCGGAGGCCCTCGACGAGCTGCTCAAGGCCGCGGGCTGA
- a CDS encoding nitroreductase family deazaflavin-dependent oxidoreductase, whose translation MGRFSLPEQKPDGLDSPVTAKVMKYGAKAQVAVFKLTGGRIGSTWRVGAGFRKPVPTLLLEHRGRKSGRRFTTPLLYLRSGEDVVIVASQGGLPRHPQWYFNLRADPETRIHLKGHRDVPVTARVAEPAERAELWPRLVELYADFAKYQAWTDREIPVVVLSPRP comes from the coding sequence ATGGGACGCTTCAGCCTGCCGGAGCAGAAGCCCGACGGCCTGGACTCGCCGGTGACGGCGAAGGTCATGAAGTACGGCGCGAAGGCGCAGGTCGCGGTCTTCAAGCTGACCGGCGGCCGGATCGGCAGCACCTGGCGGGTCGGGGCCGGGTTCCGCAAGCCGGTGCCGACGCTGCTGCTGGAGCACCGCGGCCGCAAGTCCGGGCGCCGGTTCACCACGCCGCTGCTGTACCTGCGCTCCGGCGAGGACGTCGTCATCGTCGCCTCGCAGGGCGGGCTGCCGCGGCACCCGCAGTGGTACTTCAACCTGCGGGCGGACCCCGAGACGCGCATCCACCTGAAGGGGCACCGGGACGTCCCGGTGACGGCCCGCGTCGCGGAGCCGGCCGAGCGCGCCGAACTGTGGCCGCGGCTGGTCGAGCTGTACGCGGACTTCGCGAAGTACCAGGCGTGGACCGACCGGGAGATCCCGGTCGTGGTACTCAGCCCGCGGCCTTGA
- a CDS encoding alpha/beta fold hydrolase, whose translation MAATRRLITVPPTAGVPDPVPLDLPGRGRTVVTDVGPRDAPALLLLHSVACTGLLTWYPALAGLARHHRVVVFDQRWHGRGIRSPEFRLADCAGDVPAVADALSIGRFALAGYSMGGMVAQLVARAEPERVTGLVLCSTASSFRRGLRQRVALDVFGRTVRQLRERVKLPVVPAAPLRRVEDHRWGLREFRSTKPWEIAVAVDEIGRFDSTPWLHTVRLPAAVVVTARDRFIAPAHQRSLARRIPGAATYEVAAGHAACVLAADRWVPALLAAVHSL comes from the coding sequence ATGGCGGCGACGCGGCGGCTGATCACCGTGCCGCCGACGGCCGGCGTCCCCGACCCGGTCCCCCTCGACCTGCCCGGCCGCGGGCGCACGGTGGTCACCGACGTCGGCCCACGGGACGCCCCCGCGCTCCTGCTGCTGCATTCCGTGGCCTGCACCGGCTTGCTGACCTGGTACCCCGCCCTGGCCGGGCTCGCGCGGCACCACCGCGTCGTCGTGTTCGACCAGCGGTGGCACGGCCGGGGCATCCGCTCGCCGGAGTTCCGGCTCGCCGACTGCGCCGGGGACGTACCCGCGGTCGCGGACGCGCTGAGCATCGGCCGGTTCGCGCTCGCGGGGTACTCGATGGGCGGGATGGTCGCCCAGCTGGTCGCCCGCGCCGAGCCAGAACGTGTTACCGGTTTGGTGCTGTGTTCGACCGCGAGCAGCTTCCGCCGCGGGCTGCGGCAGCGCGTCGCGCTCGACGTCTTCGGCCGGACGGTGCGGCAGCTGCGCGAGCGCGTGAAGCTGCCGGTCGTCCCCGCGGCCCCACTGCGGCGCGTCGAAGACCACCGGTGGGGGCTTCGGGAGTTCCGGTCGACCAAGCCGTGGGAGATCGCCGTCGCCGTCGACGAGATCGGCCGGTTCGACTCGACGCCGTGGCTCCACACGGTGCGGCTGCCGGCTGCGGTCGTCGTGACCGCGCGGGACCGCTTCATCGCCCCCGCGCACCAGCGCTCCCTGGCCCGCCGCATCCCGGGCGCGGCGACCTACGAGGTCGCGGCCGGGCACGCGGCCTGCGTCCTCGCCGCCGACCGCTGGGTGCCCGCCCTGCTCGCCGCCGTCCACTCCCTCTGA